The segment GCCTGCAAGACGACAATCCTCGACCTCGGTTACCAAAAAGGCAGCCTGTTTTAGATCCAGAGTTACACCGCCGATCGACACGCCAGCGTAGGGCCCCAGTTCGTTACGAGCCTTACCAAGTCTACTAAAAAGGGGAGGTGTTAGGGTAGCCCCTCTAACGCTACTACACAATCGGAGAAGCTTTGTCGACATAATTGGTAGCGTTGATATGTCATCGTCTTACGGCTATCGTCATCAGTGGAGAAAGCTCTGCCCTCACTTCGAGTTACACCTCACTCACGATCGGGTGTTAACAATCAGTGCCCTGATATAGATTCTTTTATCGGTATTAATATAGTAATTAGTTAATTGTTACGTGTACGCCTTTTTATTATATATCACAACGTAAcagaaacctttcgaaccaacacgataccgtgaatacaacgctatgcgcagtgagtcaggtaacacagtagtcttattttatcaaggcAATGTGATTTGAAGTGCCGTAAAATGAATTACTTCAAAGCATAAAAATGCCGCcaggacctggtagtgggtgttccggagccgacgcagaagtggccattagtcaacaaatattccctaatataccttgggtgccaggttttggccataccttccaaacgaggtaaagaaaacgaaatttgaattgaaaatggatgaatgagagcaatttcaaaacttgggtcgttttcgaccccaattcgtaatatgtaactttttttgttgTGGCTctcctagatgtcgctgaaagctgaaactcccccacaatgctagtttGCCAAAGtcaggaaaagtcagaaaatttcaagtctctactgttttacctgactcactgcgaatatgcgtattattgaaataaaacgtaaccatacgttttattcgtttataacgcatatgcagttaatatcgataacaaacgatttttataagttgtgcttttgttattgcatttaaatggtaaaaagttgcataaataacaattcagtgtcacaatacaattattgcgtactactggcacatgaaatataacgtttaagtacgttatttttagtgatcaaaattaacgatattttcgatacaagggcgatatttttcgaaacctttcgaaccaacacgatcccgcgaatacaacgcatattcgcagtgagtcaggtaacacagtagctcgttccgttactgagtatcaagctttgtaaaggcccaaacacaatgcatacggattttactacgttgcggatatttgacagaaaacccatgaaaaaactacaaggtatacagccctaagggttgtacgtaagggcgacgtaggactataaccgataattaaatcaaagactaatgtaaactgcatttctggcatatgtatgtttataagaatctgtgagtgccattgtttaagtgaatgctaaaaagagaagagcgaaatattcagattcaattcttcattgaatgtaatggtggatttgaaaatacgtggacgtgggttcataagtacaacgcatGCAATGATTGAGATTCTTggtttaactcgcttgtggcctttaaaagggccattggttacaaataaaattaaagccaaagcacgtttatCGCAATTATGACCATTCGAAGGTCTTTCTCCTTTGATATGAATAGCCTCAGGCATGTAAGTTAGCGGAATCGATTCACTATCTCTTGCTCCgaaaaggttttactagtttactttcacagcttaccgcttattACATAGCAGAAAGTATGGCacgtacgcaaaaatttctgttttatttgtatgagagtccttattctcctaccacaggggtgagggggctcaaaccatcataaaataaattcatgccttcgaATAcctccacattccaaatttggtttcatttgcttgattagttcgcgagttttgaggaaatttgtatttcatttgtatgggagatgggagcccccctcttagaaggggaagggctctcagtacaccatagaaaaaattattacctccaaaaaccccaacataccaaatttgattccctttgcttaattagttctcgaggtatgaggaaatttgtattttatttgtataggagcccccctcctaaagaggggaggggtctcaattcatcatagaaaaaaatcttgccttctgaaaccatcacgtgccaaatttagttccatttgcttgatttgttctagagttttgaggaaatttgtgtatcattagtataggagccccccctcttacgccctccatgaAATGGCTCTCTAATACCCTCCATAAAATtcctggtcattttatctatccaacgacatataaattgctcagttcgttcagtagttaagtagttattaccatttgaaatctttcattcaaacgttacacttctattttcgttttcacaaagtgctacccagtcccagcatagtaaacaaagacgtagtcctacgtcaaaactgtcaaattgccgcaacgtagtaaaatccgtatgcattgtgtctggggcttaagtatgccgatggtcgaaaacgaccccaatgcactagaaAGGTTAAATGCTTATAGACCTGCTTGCGAAGGGCATTGGTAACGCTTACTGTATACTGTTTACCTGGGGAGAATGATCAATAAGTGGAAAACAGTTTCGTTAATGAGAGTCTCGGTAGAAAGGAAGTTTCAGATCCAGCGTCAACTGAGGTGCTACGAGCGAAACAAATTCTCCAAGAATCGACCAAACGGCTCGGGAGTATTTCGAAATGGGACTGCTGTGGAGATTTGGCCCTTCGCGTTTCCGCCGGAGTTACCGGAGTTGCCCGATGGCGGTACGGCGCATACAATATTTAGAGTGCCGGCTCCACAGATATGAAGATATTGGCGAAAGCGTAAGACGGCAAATGGGCGAATATCAAGCGAAGGGATGCATCCATAAAgagacaaaaaaaggaaaaaatgcaACGGGCGGATTGATTGGTGCTTAGTACGAGTTTTTCTCGGACGCGAAGTGCGTATGAGGACAGTTGTATTTCCGATGGACCCGAACACATGTATGGAATGAAATGTATATCGTAGCCAATAGTGAAAATGGTGAAGGATAGGGTAttgccgttatcgtcgggccactgttatggtcgggccatcacaattttacagttttagtaactcatgatatctatgatacaactattataaaacttcttactgtgatagctaacttttcacaatattgtgaatttcaatcgtgtattcaaaactcccgttctgaattcagtgactaaatcttacaaaaaaagttttccaggcgcaattaacttttcttcaagaaatgattcatgaaatgcaattatcgacataaattttgaaaatgtatgaactgtgttgtgctgcacacgaagactatagaaaaatcccttccagtaaggtgtttgggaagtctaaggtgaaatactagaaaagcgctatttgtaaaggtcgagccacttgagtagtcatggttgggccaccataattttaagcacagaagcgcaataatcgctagagcatgtcagtcacgtaaaatgtgatgaaataaaataaaattaatacgATTAAAACCTagatgtttgttgtttttttttcattgtagttgtacacttcggaaaaagcGATTGTGGCAATATTgtttttacaagatcgccaaaatttcgcaaaaatgcaattaaaaataaggtatttgtacctatatgagccgttgttcacagaattcattcttttcatgtctctatatagaatttcaatacctATGTCTTAgcttttctgcggtggcccaacctgtacaacatggacCGACTataacaacattttttgtcttaacGTAAATACCTATCCAGCtttcacgagcgataatggcggatattgagcacaaatgggcacaatcttttgacattcattggaggagcatcgagttcgccctgacggagttactatggatacattcatgattgtttgttgttcgaatgtaaaaatgtaaacattgttcaattttgaagatcagctaaagaggaacatgattgaacggacaacaagttttatggattgtggctttccagttttcgcaaatttcagggagaatgtccaaatacgcaacggaaagtttcttatcaagtcgagacgctgttcgagagcaaacttgacaacggctcgaccaacatgaagttaatgtttgcgttaatgtgtaatgtttcgaatgtttaattcgcactaTAGTGAAAAAGTATCAGCAAATTATGGTtgcaaaccactataaaagtttggatcagtttagttatgttccacttcagctgatctgcaaaattaaacaatgtttacatttttacactcgaacaacaaacaatcatgaatgtatccatagtaactccgtcagggcgaactcgacgcttctccaatgaatgtcaaaagattgtgcccacttgtgctcaatatccgccattatcgctcgtggaaagctggataactttttcatttttcaagcaatcagttcaaaactttccggaaatataccttattcttagacctttaaAACGACGTATTTagctttccaaaattccttttgaaacgaaagttatgggcgaattccaaccACGACGCCCAacccacgacgacactcccctacattAAATTGACAGCCTGATTTAAAGTGTTAGTCATGGTATAGATCAATGTAAGTTAGAGTAAATTTTTATTCCAAATGAAATGAataaattagcttttatcagttTGGTAATAAAACTTACGGAGGCTCAAAAGACCCTGTTAGTGCCAGTGCCAACCATCAGTATGGAATTGGCTGAGTGGTTGAGTGATTGCCGATTTCCTTGAAGTAGTCGAAATTATAGATTATCTGCCAAAATAATCAACTAATTATTATAGCACTATTTTAACATGTGATCGATTGATTCAATTGTTCGAAAAGTAATTGCATATCAAAAAGTAGCCGACTGAGTTCTCGCGCTCGCCTATACGGTAACGTTGCCCTTAAGTCCTATTTCCTGCtgatttttattgtttgcaCCCTAAATTGAAAACTTGGCAACCCTGCACACGCTGACACAGCTGTCAAtgaaaacgtaaacaaaatctaACGTTAGTGCTTTGCTTTGTTTCCCTTGCCTTCGTCGCTGTTTTGGTGGGATAGCCGATTCAGATTCACTGATTTATTCGTATTCACATCTGCTGGCTGCTGCAGCTGCTTGCGAAATAGGAACCAGGATAAAGCCTTTGTGTAGTGATTAATTAAATAGTGATATTGTGCTAGTGGGTGGTAGATAGACCGGACTAGCGAGCAACTAGCAACTGTCTTGCTTCTTGATTGATGATAGGCACCACTATTTCTCTACTACGGGCTAGCTAGCGGGTATTAGTGAAGTTCTATACTCAGTCAGTGAGTGGTGCTTGTGGTTATCACCAAGCAGAAGAGGATTAGTCATCGCCGTCGGCGTAAAGTTTGCTTTGAGAAGAAAAATTCCGTGAGAACGGGTTCGTGATTTAGTTCCAGTTCAAATATTTTCGAGAACGAAGTAAGTAACGCAACGGGGAAGGTCAAAGGCTCCACGTGACGGAGTTCACTTGTTAGTTGaacatattttttggttttgcgGCTCCACGTAACTATCTAATATAAATAATATATTATGACGTCGTGCCTTTTGTTATTGTCGAAATTCATCCGGAAAAAGGAAACATTGTTCTGCGGTTGCATGCTTCAAATTCGAGCCGCAACGACCTTGTAAACTTTGTGGTGGGCTATTATAATTAATAGCAGTTTATTTTTTCAGAGCGTGATTTTCTGCGTCGTCGATTCGTTTGGTAAACACGCTAAGCTAAGCCGATCGAGCACCGAGAAAGAATGGATATCTTCATTCCGATCGTGATTTGCTTTGTGGTGTTCTTGCTGTTTTCCTTGTGCGGCATGTGCTGCCGTCGGAACCGTGATCAGGGTGCCATAATCGCCAGTAAGTGTACCTACCTACATAGTAACTCACTGGTGTGATGGAATttgtttgctataatttttttttgtttcagcacCTGTGGTCATCACATCTACCCAGCATCATGTAGGACCCTACCCGGTTACGCAAGTTGGCGCAACGACGACGGCGATGCCGGCCGGAACCGGAGCGGTTGTCCTGCAACAACATACCACCGGAACCGGTGTTTATCCGATGCCACAGCCACAGATGCCTAAGTAAGTGATTATTTTTGGACTTTTATTTGCTGATGAATCATAATCTCACTACGTCACTGTTTGTTTGTAAGTTAATGAAATGCTATAAAAAGATATTGTCCTCTTATCAAATTCAGCATGAGCTCATATCGCTTATAGAGGCAATCGTTCCATGTTTTAATGACTTGAAAGTTTGTTTTATTAACGCTGCAGTAGTTAGCGCGAAGGCTTGATATGCTTTCCGTTCTTTCTTTTGTATGTTTTCGAGACAGAGTTAGAGAGTGACAGAGTGTCTACATTCGAATGTGCTAGTGTTTGCTTGGGAGAAAGTTAAAAAAGCTGATTATTGCAAATTGTTTATGTACTTGACCCGAGCGGCCGAGATAAGCACACTGCATTTGCATTATTTTTCCGCCAACCAAAGATTAGCATGAGCTACTTTGATTGATCGGTTCAAAAACTGGATAATATTTAAACATATTAGCTAAAATTAAATTGCGTTGTGCATATTTTGAATTTACTTTTAATGTAATGAATTGTATGCATGGCATACCTACTTGTAAAACGTGGAATAGTATTAACTTAATGCTCAGGCCTCGTGCACAaatattgattaaatttttgttgaaatacTGTAATCAAGGTTAGAGATAAAGCGCATCGTGAAGGTTACCTGCGTTGATCACACTCTTCTGtctctcttttttttttcagttacaACACAACTGCTCCAGCCTATCCCACTCAGGCGCCCTACCCGATGCAAGCGCCGCCACCCGTGCAGCACCAGCAGTACCAGCAGATGCCCATGCCGATGCCCGGAAGTGCTCCCCCAGCGATGCCTCCCAGTGCAACGATGATGAATCCTCCCAGTTACAACGAAGTCGTCTCGGAAAGTTACGCCAAACAGGCTCCCTACAATCCGCACTTTTCCGGTCAGTAATCCGTGTGCTGACAAGCgctcaacaatatttttttcctcTACTGCGCTAGTTTAGACATTCACAAGTCGGGAGGGACAGGACCAAAGTCTGTTAGTGACGAACATGTGCGCGAAACACACAGTTGCTTTAATGTTAAGGATGACCGACAAGACTATCTTCGTTTGCTTTCCAACTTTCGTGGAAAACA is part of the Sabethes cyaneus chromosome 2, idSabCyanKW18_F2, whole genome shotgun sequence genome and harbors:
- the LOC128736903 gene encoding protein shisa-5, with the protein product MDIFIPIVICFVVFLLFSLCGMCCRRNRDQGAIIATPVVITSTQHHVGPYPVTQVGATTTAMPAGTGAVVLQQHTTGTGVYPMPQPQMPNYNTTAPAYPTQAPYPMQAPPPVQHQQYQQMPMPMPGSAPPAMPPSATMMNPPSYNEVVSESYAKQAPYNPHFSGQ